A genomic region of Glycine max cultivar Williams 82 chromosome 15, Glycine_max_v4.0, whole genome shotgun sequence contains the following coding sequences:
- the LOC100784462 gene encoding uncharacterized protein: MITMPSLAIEPTFLDFEFPLDPPTTMLPADQLFSDGKLLPLHPLTSTITTSKSPSSSAVNATASAATTATTADPCLFSPKAPRCSSRWKDLLGLKKFYQATNNAKAAPPSSAKSLKNLLHRKTTSPSLSSENAPLLASNSSDAESLSITSSRLSLSSSSSGHDHDDLPRLSLDSEKPNPNPNQISLHRNPNPRIRLVRNRTNSFDAHKPSSDQHYSRPGRSSIRRESETVTCRGVSVDSPRMNSSGKIVFQSLERSSSSPSTFNGGPRFKHRGMERSYSANVRVTPVLNVPVCSLRGSSKSGSVFGFGQLFSSPQITTTGKGHHQSGRSNRN, encoded by the coding sequence ATGATCACAATGCCCTCTCTCGCCATCGAACCCACCTTCCTCGACTTTGAGTTCCCTCTAGACCCTCCCACCACCATGCTCCCCGCCGACCAGCTCTTCTCCGACGGCAAACTCCTTCCTCTCCACCCCCTAACTTCCACAATCACAACCTCCAAATCCCCCTCTTCCTCCGCCGTTAACGCCACCGCCTCCGCCGCTACCACCGCCACCACCGCTGACCCTTGCCTCTTCTCCCCCAAAGCCCCACGCTGCTCCTCCCGCTGGAAAGACCTCCTCGGCCTCAAAAAATTCTACCAAGCCACTAACAACGCCAAAGCCGCCCCACCCTCTTCGGCCAAATCCCTAAAAAATCTCCTCCACCGCAAAACGACGTCGCCTTCACTCTCCTCGGAAAACGCGCCGCTGCTAGCTTCAAATTCCTCCGACGCTGAATCCCTCTCCATCACCTCGTCGCGCCTCTCTCTTTCCTCATCCTCCTCCGGCCACGACCACGACGACCTCCCCCGCCTCTCCCTCGATTCcgaaaaacctaaccctaaccctaaccagATCTCGCTCCACCGCAACCCTAACCCTAGAATCCGCCTCGTCAGAAACCGCACAAACTCATTTGACGCTCACAAGCCCTCATCGGACCAACATTATTCCCGCCCGGGGAGGAGTTCGATCCGGCGGGAATCGGAGACGGTGACATGCAGGGGAGTTTCTGTGGACAGCCCTAGAATGAACTCTTCGGGGAAAATAGTGTTCCAGAGCCTAGAGCGAAGCTCGAGTAGCCCCAGCACGTTCAACGGTGGTCCCCGCTTCAAGCACCGCGGAATGGAACGCTCTTATTCCGCCAACGTTAGGGTTACGCCGGTCCTCAACGTCCCCGTTTGCTCCCTCCGCGGCTCGTCGAAATCGGGTTCGGTTTTCGGGTTCGGGCAACTCTTCTCCTCGCCGCAGATAACAACAACGGGTAAAGGGCACCACCAAAGTGGTAGGAGTAATCGGAATTGA